A single region of the Planctomycetota bacterium genome encodes:
- a CDS encoding ATP-binding protein: MPESYVRREMEGVLKDALAQFPALILTGPRQSGKTTLLKHLLAHGYRYVSLDHPGTRAMAMNEPDLFFQNYPPPVIIDEIQYAPGIFPHIKIMIDNDRRKRGQFVLTGSQIFPLMARVSESLAGRTAVFTLLPFSLREQIRPLKPLGLEGLKAKILSGGFPDAALDRKVNLNLWFSGYLQTYLERDVRQLRQVGDMGDFQRFLQLLAVQNGQALNLSNLSRDLGLAVNTIKAWISVLEASGQIFLLKPFYLNKGKRIIKSPKIYFLDTGLLCYLTGITSTDQIFKGPLSGQLFETLVLGETIKYFHNQGRIPLIYWWRTSYGEEVDFVIENQGRIIPVEVKTSANINANMAKGLFSFCKLFGDKINRAYLVNLSRQRIMVGQKVEALPFADFLNIEKIIKQ, translated from the coding sequence ATGCCCGAATCTTACGTCCGGCGCGAGATGGAAGGCGTCTTAAAGGACGCCCTGGCGCAATTCCCGGCCCTGATATTAACCGGCCCCAGGCAGTCCGGTAAAACCACCCTGCTTAAACATCTCCTGGCGCACGGCTACCGGTATGTTTCCCTGGACCATCCGGGCACCAGAGCCATGGCGATGAACGAGCCGGACTTGTTTTTCCAGAACTATCCGCCGCCGGTTATCATTGACGAGATACAATACGCGCCCGGTATTTTCCCGCACATTAAGATAATGATTGACAATGACCGGCGCAAGCGCGGGCAGTTTGTCCTGACCGGCTCTCAGATTTTCCCGCTGATGGCCAGGGTCAGCGAATCACTGGCCGGCCGGACCGCGGTTTTCACCTTATTGCCTTTCTCGCTCCGGGAGCAAATCAGGCCTCTTAAACCGCTCGGGCTGGAAGGCCTTAAAGCCAAAATCCTATCCGGCGGGTTCCCGGACGCGGCGCTGGACAGGAAAGTAAACCTTAACCTGTGGTTCTCCGGGTATCTCCAGACCTATCTGGAACGGGATGTCCGGCAACTGCGCCAGGTCGGCGATATGGGTGATTTCCAGAGGTTTCTCCAGTTACTGGCGGTCCAGAACGGCCAGGCGCTTAATCTTTCCAACCTCTCGCGCGACCTGGGCCTGGCTGTCAACACCATCAAGGCCTGGATTTCCGTGCTGGAAGCCAGCGGCCAGATTTTCCTGCTCAAACCGTTTTACCTGAACAAAGGCAAGCGCATCATAAAAAGCCCGAAAATATATTTCCTGGATACCGGGCTTTTATGTTACCTGACCGGGATAACCTCAACAGACCAGATATTCAAAGGGCCGTTATCCGGCCAGTTATTTGAAACACTGGTGCTGGGGGAAACCATAAAATACTTCCATAACCAAGGCCGAATCCCGCTGATTTACTGGTGGCGCACCTCTTACGGTGAAGAAGTCGATTTCGTCATAGAAAACCAGGGACGGATAATACCGGTGGAGGTAAAAACCAGCGCCAACATCAATGCCAATATGGCCAAGGGCTTGTTCTCGTTCTGCAAACTCTTCGGTGATAAAATAAACCGGGCATATTTAGTGAACCTGTCCCGCCAGAGAATAATGGTTGGCCAAAAGGTCGAGGCGTTGCCCTTCGCCGACTTCTTGAATATAGAGAAAATAATTAAACAATAA
- a CDS encoding GMP synthase subunit A: MPKIYVVDNGGQWTHRIWRVLRELDCDTKIILNTTLLKDIDADGLVLSGGAARIAWESLKLGECTTYFKEFKGPILGVCVGHQLMASYYGGNAGASEMPEFGLSKIRILEPDDLFKGLPKEFNVWQSHNDEVKSAPGFTVLAESDNCKIQAIKHHTKPHYGVQFHPEVNNTENGEAIYQNFVNIVAGMR, from the coding sequence ATGCCTAAGATTTATGTAGTTGACAACGGCGGGCAATGGACCCATCGCATCTGGCGGGTCTTGCGCGAACTGGACTGCGACACCAAAATCATCCTCAATACCACCCTGCTGAAGGATATTGATGCCGATGGATTAGTCCTGAGCGGCGGCGCGGCCCGAATTGCCTGGGAATCGCTCAAATTAGGCGAATGCACTACTTACTTCAAGGAATTCAAGGGCCCTATCTTAGGCGTCTGCGTCGGACACCAGTTAATGGCTTCATATTATGGCGGCAATGCCGGCGCTTCTGAAATGCCTGAATTCGGACTCTCCAAGATACGCATCTTAGAACCAGATGACCTGTTCAAAGGACTGCCTAAGGAATTCAATGTCTGGCAGTCGCACAACGACGAGGTCAAGTCAGCGCCGGGATTCACGGTCCTGGCTGAATCGGACAACTGCAAAATCCAGGCCATCAAGCACCACACCAAACCGCACTACGGCGTCCAATTCCATCCCGAAGTGAACAACACGGAAAATGGCGAAGCTATATACCAAAACTTCGTTAATATCGTGGCCGGGATGCGATAA
- the rnpA gene encoding ribonuclease P protein component, producing MSFGLSRKERITNAGEFEHVYKNGAISKSGCLIIRARPNNLEYSRLGIAASKKSFPSAVMRNRIKRLVREAFRLNKHQLPKGLDLIVGVRPKGPKPFKLQEIQDGLIGALGPKS from the coding sequence ATGAGTTTCGGATTATCCAGAAAAGAGCGCATTACCAACGCCGGGGAATTCGAACACGTCTATAAAAACGGCGCGATTAGCAAGTCCGGATGCCTGATTATCCGGGCCCGGCCGAATAACCTGGAATATTCCCGCTTGGGTATTGCAGCCAGCAAGAAATCATTTCCCAGCGCTGTCATGCGCAACCGAATCAAACGCCTGGTCCGGGAGGCCTTCCGGCTGAACAAGCACCAGTTGCCCAAAGGGCTGGACCTGATTGTCGGAGTCCGGCCCAAAGGTCCCAAACCATTTAAATTGCAGGAGATCCAGGACGGATTGATAGGGGCATTGGGCCCGAAGTCCTGA
- the obgE gene encoding GTPase ObgE, with protein sequence MFKDEAVIYVKAGDGGDGCVSFRREKFITKGGPDGGNGGKGGDVIIRASHHYNTLNHLIHQTRFVAKGGQPGAGNRCFGKSAADLVINVPTGTIIRNKTDNSIIKDLKDNDDFVIIARGGKGGRGNSTFATPINQTPLKYEKGVPGEEHHLYLELKLIADVGLVGLPNAGKSTLINVVSDAHPKIADYPFTTLEPCLGVVKGFEYKSFVMADLPGLIAGAHKGRGLGDKFLKHIERTRIILHLVDFSTAEPIPTVYRGIRRELVLYSKTLAKKPEIIVATKMDLPQAMENMKKYKSKLPKSIVPISAVTHSGLDKLLQAIWRKLNTGKREP encoded by the coding sequence ATGTTTAAAGACGAGGCTGTAATATATGTAAAAGCCGGCGACGGCGGGGACGGCTGTGTCAGTTTCCGCCGGGAGAAATTCATTACCAAGGGCGGGCCGGACGGCGGCAACGGCGGCAAGGGCGGCGATGTCATCATCAGGGCCAGCCATCACTACAATACCCTCAATCATCTGATTCACCAGACCAGGTTCGTGGCCAAAGGCGGGCAGCCGGGCGCAGGCAACAGGTGCTTCGGAAAAAGCGCGGCTGATTTGGTTATCAATGTTCCGACCGGCACGATTATCAGGAATAAAACGGATAATAGTATTATCAAAGACCTCAAGGACAATGATGATTTTGTGATTATCGCCAGGGGCGGCAAGGGGGGGAGGGGCAACAGCACCTTTGCCACGCCGATTAACCAGACCCCGCTCAAGTATGAAAAGGGCGTGCCCGGAGAAGAACACCATCTTTACCTGGAACTCAAGCTTATTGCCGACGTGGGTCTGGTCGGGCTGCCCAATGCCGGCAAGTCCACCCTGATTAATGTGGTTTCCGATGCCCATCCCAAGATTGCGGATTACCCGTTTACCACCCTGGAACCCTGTCTGGGCGTGGTTAAGGGCTTTGAATACAAGTCGTTTGTAATGGCGGACCTGCCGGGCCTGATTGCCGGGGCGCATAAGGGCCGGGGACTGGGCGATAAATTCCTCAAGCATATAGAACGCACCCGGATAATTCTGCACCTGGTTGATTTCAGCACTGCGGAACCTATTCCAACGGTATATCGGGGGATTCGCAGGGAACTGGTGCTTTACAGCAAGACCCTGGCGAAGAAGCCGGAGATTATCGTGGCTACCAAGATGGACCTGCCCCAGGCCATGGAGAATATGAAGAAATACAAATCCAAACTACCCAAATCCATCGTTCCGATTTCAGCCGTGACCCATTCCGGATTGGATAAACTCCTGCAGGCCATTTGGAGGAAACTAAATACCGGCAAAAGAGAGCCATAA
- a CDS encoding polysaccharide biosynthesis/export family protein, with protein MKYTLGLLLLAGLFIVGCGGGPNVYPPTIRPSALDPEQLKPVDYKVIVGDKLEIFVWQHTDLTRDIIVRPDGKLSFPLIGDIEAQGRTLTEIDDEVTKKLTEYVVAPQVSVTVKEFAGEKVIILGEVGKPGVYKFFGKASFLDMIAEAGGLTKDASKGNALVIRGELKEGAEKSEVILLDVNEILNGNLRHNIVVYPRDIIYVSAKPIADVARYLRDYVSPVLGNLINAKILNDAIQKK; from the coding sequence ATGAAATATACACTGGGATTACTATTATTGGCCGGGTTATTTATTGTGGGCTGTGGAGGCGGTCCTAATGTCTATCCACCGACCATCAGACCATCGGCGCTCGACCCGGAACAGCTCAAACCCGTTGATTACAAGGTAATCGTCGGCGATAAACTGGAGATATTTGTCTGGCAGCATACCGACCTGACCCGTGATATCATTGTCCGGCCGGACGGAAAACTTTCGTTTCCCTTAATCGGCGACATAGAAGCCCAGGGCCGGACCCTGACCGAGATTGACGACGAGGTGACCAAGAAACTGACCGAATACGTGGTGGCGCCACAGGTCTCGGTCACGGTCAAGGAGTTTGCCGGAGAGAAAGTAATTATCCTGGGGGAAGTGGGCAAACCCGGCGTCTATAAATTCTTCGGCAAGGCGTCTTTTCTGGATATGATTGCCGAGGCCGGAGGCCTGACCAAGGATGCCAGCAAAGGTAATGCCCTGGTTATCAGGGGCGAATTAAAAGAGGGGGCTGAAAAATCAGAGGTAATCCTTTTAGATGTAAATGAGATTCTTAACGGCAACCTGCGCCATAATATTGTGGTCTACCCGCGCGACATCATCTATGTCTCGGCCAAGCCGATTGCCGACGTGGCGCGGTATCTCAGGGACTATGTCTCGCCGGTATTGGGTAATCTCATAAATGCCAAGATACTCAACGACGCCATACAGAAGAAATAA
- the scpB gene encoding SMC-Scp complex subunit ScpB — translation MDNLKFVVEALLFASEKPLAFSRIKDVIGDGVSPGDVKKCVDELNSAYKSNGHSFAISEVAGGYQLRTLPEYHPHLKKLYERRNEGILSNAALETLSIIAYKQPITRAEIDSIRGVDSSAIVRGLMEKKLIRITGRAEVLGRPLLYGTSNNFLELLGLSSIKDLPKIEEVK, via the coding sequence ATGGATAATCTTAAGTTCGTTGTCGAAGCATTATTATTCGCCTCTGAGAAACCGCTGGCCTTCAGCCGCATCAAGGATGTGATCGGCGACGGCGTTTCCCCGGGCGATGTCAAGAAGTGCGTGGACGAACTGAACTCCGCCTATAAATCCAACGGGCATTCCTTTGCCATAAGCGAAGTGGCCGGCGGATACCAACTGCGGACCCTGCCGGAATACCACCCGCACTTAAAGAAATTATACGAACGCCGCAATGAAGGCATCCTGTCCAATGCGGCGCTGGAGACGCTTTCCATCATCGCCTATAAGCAGCCGATAACCAGAGCGGAGATTGATTCCATCCGGGGCGTGGATTCCAGCGCCATTGTTCGGGGTCTGATGGAAAAGAAACTCATCCGCATCACCGGCCGGGCCGAGGTCCTGGGCCGGCCGCTGCTTTACGGCACCAGTAATAATTTCCTGGAGTTATTGGGACTGTCATCCATAAAGGATTTACCGAAGATAGAAGAGGTTAAATAA
- the guaA gene encoding glutamine-hydrolyzing GMP synthase subunit GuaA, whose amino-acid sequence MFKPDKFITEKIAELQNKIKGTAVIGISGGVDSTTAAIIVHKAIGKQLLCVLVDTGYMRKNEVKFNEQMLKDLGLNVMVADASDRFYAGLKDVADPEQKRKVIGELFIRVFEEIALKQGAKYFIQGTIAPDWIESGGGLRDNIKSHHNVGGLPAKIAFEIVEPLRDLYKDEVRLVGQALELPTAVYERQPFPGPGLAVRIIGPTDAAKAAIVREACAIVEEELEAAAKTKLMVIPWQYFAVLLPVKAVGVHGDVRAYGYVVVVRAVESMDGMSATYSKIPHPVLEKISVRITNTLKDSVSRVVFDITHKPPGTIEYE is encoded by the coding sequence ATGTTTAAACCAGACAAGTTTATCACCGAAAAGATAGCCGAGCTGCAGAATAAAATCAAGGGCACGGCCGTGATTGGCATCTCGGGCGGAGTGGATTCCACCACAGCGGCCATCATCGTCCATAAGGCCATCGGCAAGCAACTCCTGTGCGTACTGGTTGATACCGGCTATATGCGCAAGAACGAGGTCAAGTTCAATGAGCAGATGCTCAAAGACCTGGGACTGAATGTCATGGTGGCCGACGCCTCGGACCGGTTCTACGCCGGCCTCAAGGACGTGGCTGACCCGGAGCAGAAGCGCAAGGTCATCGGCGAACTCTTTATCCGGGTATTCGAGGAAATCGCCCTGAAACAAGGCGCCAAATACTTTATCCAGGGCACGATTGCCCCGGACTGGATAGAATCCGGCGGCGGATTGAGGGACAATATCAAATCGCACCACAATGTCGGCGGACTGCCAGCCAAGATTGCCTTTGAGATAGTCGAACCCCTGCGCGATTTATACAAGGACGAGGTGCGTCTGGTCGGTCAGGCACTGGAACTGCCCACCGCGGTCTATGAACGCCAGCCCTTCCCGGGCCCGGGACTGGCCGTTCGGATTATCGGACCGACTGATGCCGCCAAGGCCGCGATTGTCCGCGAGGCCTGCGCCATCGTGGAAGAGGAACTTGAGGCCGCGGCTAAGACCAAACTCATGGTCATTCCCTGGCAGTATTTCGCGGTGCTGTTGCCGGTCAAGGCAGTCGGCGTGCACGGCGATGTCCGGGCCTATGGCTATGTGGTAGTGGTCCGGGCGGTCGAGAGCATGGACGGCATGAGCGCCACATACTCCAAGATACCGCATCCGGTCCTGGAGAAAATCTCGGTGCGCATTACTAATACCTTAAAAGACAGCGTCAGCCGGGTGGTCTTTGATATCACCCATAAACCACCGGGGACTATTGAATACGAGTAG
- the tilS gene encoding tRNA lysidine(34) synthetase TilS, with product MELIHRVYNTIREYGLFRPGQTIIIGLSGGPDSVTLAHILHQINIHFKTGWRLVIAHLNHQMRGRKSDRDERFARRMAADLGLSIHVNRRNIIQLSKRYKQSLEETARYERYRFFTELAIKIAKGRRKQIISVAVGHNLDDNAETVLFRIIRGTGLKGLRSIRPKRELFAGSRFHLVRPLAFTSKQEVLAYLKAQKLPYCIDHTNQDKKILRNRIRHELLPLLKKYNPAICRHLVQLSETASAHYDYLDKTTKAKMPRKQGSLALKMLKKEHPIIQTEMLTKILENIEGTKALTYNHYQTLLKLINSPKPGAEVHLPDNIIARTKSGKLIIKRFNNRQN from the coding sequence ATGGAACTTATCCATCGCGTCTATAACACCATCAGGGAATACGGATTATTCCGGCCCGGGCAAACCATCATTATCGGCCTGTCCGGCGGCCCGGACTCCGTTACCCTTGCCCATATCCTCCACCAGATAAACATCCATTTCAAGACGGGCTGGCGCCTGGTTATCGCCCACCTCAATCACCAGATGCGGGGCCGGAAATCCGACCGGGACGAAAGATTCGCCCGAAGGATGGCGGCTGATTTAGGACTATCCATCCACGTCAACCGCCGTAATATCATCCAACTGAGCAAGAGATACAAGCAATCACTGGAAGAAACCGCCCGTTATGAACGCTACCGCTTCTTTACGGAACTGGCTATAAAAATAGCCAAAGGCCGCCGCAAACAGATAATCTCCGTTGCGGTCGGCCATAATCTTGATGACAACGCCGAGACGGTTCTGTTCCGGATTATCCGGGGCACCGGCCTAAAAGGCCTGCGCAGTATCAGGCCGAAACGGGAACTGTTTGCCGGCTCCAGATTCCATCTGGTCCGGCCATTGGCCTTTACATCCAAGCAGGAGGTTCTTGCGTATCTCAAGGCCCAGAAACTCCCCTATTGCATTGACCATACCAATCAGGATAAAAAGATACTCCGCAACCGCATCCGGCACGAATTATTGCCACTCTTAAAGAAGTATAACCCGGCCATCTGCCGGCACCTGGTCCAGCTATCAGAAACCGCCTCAGCGCATTATGACTATCTGGACAAAACCACTAAGGCCAAGATGCCCCGCAAGCAGGGTTCACTGGCTCTCAAGATGCTCAAAAAGGAACACCCAATAATCCAGACAGAAATGCTGACCAAGATACTTGAAAATATCGAAGGAACAAAGGCATTGACATACAACCACTACCAGACCCTGCTAAAACTGATTAATTCCCCCAAGCCCGGCGCCGAGGTCCACCTGCCGGACAACATTATCGCCCGGACCAAGTCCGGCAAACTCATAATTAAGCGTTTTAATAATAGACAAAATTGA
- a CDS encoding rubrerythrin family protein, whose protein sequence is MSKSLKGTKTEKNLLASFAGESQARNRYTYFASVAKKEGFEQISAILLDTAENEKEHAKMFFKQLEGGDVEITASYPAGQIKDTAANLEAAADGENMEWTRIYSDFAQTAQTEGFPEITRIFEQIAKVEKFHEARYRKLINILQNKETFKKPVPVKWHCRNCGYVSEGKEAPKECPACKHPQAYFEVLGENY, encoded by the coding sequence ATGAGCAAGTCACTTAAAGGCACCAAGACCGAAAAGAATCTGCTGGCCTCTTTTGCCGGAGAGTCCCAGGCCCGGAACCGCTACACCTATTTTGCCAGCGTTGCTAAGAAAGAGGGATTCGAGCAGATTTCCGCCATATTACTGGACACGGCTGAGAACGAGAAAGAACACGCCAAGATGTTCTTCAAGCAACTGGAAGGCGGAGACGTGGAAATCACTGCCTCATATCCGGCCGGACAGATAAAAGACACTGCGGCAAACCTGGAGGCCGCGGCAGACGGCGAGAATATGGAATGGACCCGCATCTATTCCGACTTTGCCCAGACCGCCCAGACCGAGGGATTCCCGGAAATCACCCGGATATTCGAGCAGATTGCCAAAGTGGAAAAGTTCCACGAGGCCCGATACCGCAAACTGATAAATATCCTGCAGAACAAAGAGACCTTTAAGAAGCCCGTGCCGGTCAAGTGGCACTGCCGTAACTGCGGGTATGTCAGCGAAGGCAAAGAAGCTCCCAAGGAATGCCCGGCCTGCAAGCATCCTCAGGCGTATTTTGAGGTCCTAGGCGAGAATTATTAG
- a CDS encoding SurA N-terminal domain-containing protein, giving the protein MLIKFQKYEKKIMFGLVIFTALAFGITSQMLSIFSGGNQENMAGEIMGRKVSKEQFQSRRNQCAIWVQCWLTHYERYSYKILSFIPPFDMVDAELYNKKKDEYFDELTWVVLMLDAQADKAGIQVSPNEIVDYIKNRLFIFSPRESENSPGVFSKERYQWILSQWRISEVSFEETAAEFIKIQKYRDLVEDAIVPNTKEVYDEFLSRNEDVKIAWLAFDGNNYLGKTKVNDEDELVEYFQGHSAEYEVPQKVQIEYIMADVRKFKDGLPQPNDEALQNYYNKNREKEYKSKAFPEVRDEINNKLLDNVAKEQALERISKAEERITLLELQGKEVSLNETARKFNLDYQLTGFVALDNIDELEKELGASSLFQRQIATFQEGELSRAISTDKGNFIFRLLKKQGTYIPKLTDQIKEKVTRDFLRYKANEAAKAAAHKLVQNISDKVNDEIKGKENDELAYESRRKWFDAFTKEDMVKVKVARTAFFQKDDKLALLKDAGSDFKDAIFKMKRGKIDVVSDGDVYYVAQILDRRVPSAGTYDAEKERILKSISSKKKDEFNKKWLDEMKKQTNWKKYTDKKAKPVQDAPVPLDY; this is encoded by the coding sequence ATGCTGATTAAATTCCAGAAATACGAGAAGAAGATTATGTTCGGGTTGGTGATTTTTACCGCCCTGGCATTCGGCATCACCAGCCAGATGCTGTCCATTTTTAGCGGAGGTAATCAGGAGAATATGGCTGGGGAGATAATGGGCCGCAAGGTCAGCAAGGAGCAGTTCCAGAGCCGCCGCAACCAGTGCGCGATATGGGTTCAGTGCTGGCTGACTCATTATGAGAGATATAGTTATAAAATTCTCTCTTTTATACCGCCTTTTGACATGGTCGACGCGGAATTATACAACAAGAAAAAAGATGAATACTTTGATGAACTTACATGGGTGGTCCTGATGCTCGATGCTCAGGCGGATAAAGCCGGTATTCAGGTCAGCCCCAATGAGATCGTGGATTATATAAAAAACCGCCTGTTTATATTCAGTCCCAGAGAAAGTGAAAATAGTCCGGGAGTGTTTTCCAAAGAGCGCTACCAGTGGATTCTGAGTCAATGGCGTATTTCTGAGGTGTCATTTGAAGAAACGGCTGCTGAATTTATCAAGATACAAAAATACCGCGATTTGGTTGAGGATGCGATTGTGCCGAACACCAAAGAGGTTTACGATGAATTCCTGTCCCGGAATGAGGATGTCAAAATTGCCTGGCTGGCGTTTGACGGGAATAATTATCTGGGAAAGACTAAAGTAAATGACGAGGATGAGCTGGTTGAGTATTTTCAGGGGCATTCTGCCGAATATGAGGTGCCCCAGAAGGTTCAGATTGAGTATATTATGGCGGATGTCAGGAAATTTAAGGATGGGCTGCCACAGCCGAACGATGAAGCATTGCAGAATTATTATAATAAAAACCGGGAAAAGGAATACAAAAGCAAGGCGTTTCCAGAAGTTCGCGATGAGATAAATAATAAATTATTGGATAATGTAGCCAAAGAACAGGCGCTGGAGCGGATTAGCAAGGCGGAGGAAAGAATCACGCTTCTGGAACTCCAGGGGAAAGAGGTCAGTCTTAATGAGACAGCCCGGAAATTTAATCTTGATTATCAGCTGACCGGTTTTGTTGCCCTTGATAATATTGATGAGCTGGAAAAAGAACTGGGCGCTTCATCGCTTTTTCAGAGGCAAATAGCCACCTTTCAGGAGGGTGAACTGAGCCGGGCCATTTCCACGGACAAGGGAAATTTCATATTCCGGCTCCTGAAAAAACAGGGGACTTATATTCCGAAATTAACCGACCAGATAAAAGAAAAGGTCACTCGTGATTTCCTTAGATACAAAGCCAACGAGGCGGCTAAGGCCGCGGCTCATAAACTGGTCCAGAACATCTCTGATAAGGTTAACGATGAGATTAAGGGCAAGGAAAACGACGAACTGGCCTATGAGTCAAGGAGAAAATGGTTTGACGCATTTACCAAGGAAGACATGGTTAAAGTCAAGGTGGCCAGAACCGCCTTTTTCCAGAAGGATGACAAGCTGGCCCTGCTTAAAGACGCAGGCAGTGATTTTAAGGACGCCATATTCAAGATGAAAAGAGGCAAAATTGATGTGGTTAGCGACGGGGATGTTTATTATGTGGCGCAGATTTTAGACAGGCGTGTTCCCTCGGCTGGTACTTACGATGCGGAAAAAGAGAGAATCCTGAAAAGTATTAGCAGCAAGAAGAAGGACGAATTCAACAAGAAATGGCTTGATGAGATGAAAAAGCAGACTAACTGGAAAAAATACACCGATAAAAAAGCCAAGCCGGTTCAGGATGCGCCTGTCCCGCTGGATTATTAA
- a CDS encoding NADP-dependent malic enzyme yields MLNKAKQPSADAMSMHPFYRGKIEIVPKSCIRDYDDFAIWYTPGVAAPCKDIQANPEKVFEHTNKWNTVAVITDGTRVLGLGDIGPHAAIPVMEGKGMLFKYLGGVDAFPICLNTKDPDEFIRTVKLLEPCFGGINLEDIAQPKCFRILDTLRKEMPIPVWHDDQQGTAAVTLAGLINAVKIQGKKLSEVKIAMVGAGAANICISRMIIKAGVNPKNIIMVDTKGTLHRDRQDLATGHPEKWEMCLKSNANNVKGNIPEAMKGAEVLLALSQPGPDTIKKEWIKLMAPKPIVFVCANPVPEIWPWEAKEAGADIVATGRSDFPNQVNNSLGFPAIFRGALDVRARTITDEMCIASAEALAGYAEKKGLSKEHLIPTMSDWRVYPEEAVAVGMKAIEQGVAKLILTADQLRDNATKMIQRSIKITKMMMKEKIIPLPKEK; encoded by the coding sequence ATGCTAAACAAGGCCAAGCAACCATCCGCAGACGCAATGTCCATGCATCCATTCTACAGAGGCAAAATAGAGATAGTCCCGAAAAGCTGTATCCGCGACTATGATGATTTCGCCATCTGGTACACGCCCGGCGTGGCCGCGCCCTGCAAGGACATCCAGGCCAACCCGGAAAAGGTATTTGAACACACCAATAAATGGAATACCGTGGCGGTCATTACGGACGGCACCCGCGTCCTGGGCCTGGGCGACATCGGACCGCACGCGGCCATCCCGGTCATGGAAGGCAAAGGCATGCTGTTTAAATACCTGGGCGGCGTGGACGCATTCCCCATCTGCCTGAATACCAAAGACCCGGACGAATTCATCCGAACCGTCAAACTATTGGAACCCTGTTTCGGCGGCATCAACCTGGAAGACATCGCCCAGCCCAAATGCTTCAGGATTCTTGACACCCTGCGCAAGGAAATGCCCATCCCGGTCTGGCACGACGACCAGCAAGGCACCGCGGCCGTAACATTGGCCGGACTAATTAATGCGGTAAAAATCCAGGGCAAAAAACTATCCGAGGTCAAGATAGCCATGGTCGGCGCCGGCGCGGCCAATATCTGCATCTCCCGGATGATTATCAAGGCCGGGGTTAATCCTAAGAATATCATCATGGTCGATACCAAAGGCACCCTGCACCGGGACCGCCAGGACCTGGCCACCGGCCATCCGGAAAAGTGGGAGATGTGCCTCAAGAGCAATGCCAATAACGTCAAAGGCAATATTCCGGAGGCCATGAAAGGCGCCGAGGTCCTGCTGGCGCTATCGCAACCCGGACCTGATACGATTAAGAAGGAATGGATTAAACTGATGGCGCCCAAGCCCATCGTCTTTGTCTGCGCCAATCCGGTACCGGAAATCTGGCCCTGGGAGGCCAAGGAAGCCGGGGCTGATATCGTGGCCACCGGACGCTCTGATTTCCCCAATCAGGTCAACAACTCGCTGGGATTCCCGGCTATCTTCCGGGGCGCGCTGGATGTCCGGGCCCGGACCATCACCGACGAGATGTGCATTGCCTCAGCCGAGGCCCTGGCCGGCTATGCCGAGAAAAAAGGATTGTCCAAGGAACACCTGATTCCGACCATGAGCGACTGGCGGGTCTATCCCGAAGAAGCCGTGGCTGTCGGCATGAAAGCCATTGAACAAGGCGTGGCTAAATTAATCCTGACCGCGGACCAACTGCGTGACAATGCCACCAAAATGATTCAGCGGTCCATCAAGATAACCAAGATGATGATGAAGGAAAAGATTATTCCGCTGCCTAAAGAGAAATAA
- a CDS encoding PilZ domain-containing protein, producing the protein MANEHRKDTRIPIKGAMVQYKESGGGLFAIFKGSSDQYPILNISMRGMRFLTADTLVKDDKLTFTVGIPMLGGEPLRADGRVAWVRPSPRYDGNNIVGIQFTAMTKESIGRLKNLVAFLGNKIKVKQTVKVLFSEQQRQQPTLWQIARDYNITVNILEGSLTDTSTWFVLEIEGEKAEVKNMLEYLKDGGARVVGVTGNYSKK; encoded by the coding sequence ATGGCTAATGAACACAGAAAAGATACCCGGATACCCATCAAGGGCGCGATGGTCCAATATAAGGAATCAGGCGGCGGTTTGTTCGCCATCTTTAAGGGCTCGTCAGACCAGTATCCCATCCTCAACATCAGTATGCGCGGGATGAGATTCCTGACGGCCGATACCCTGGTCAAGGATGATAAACTCACCTTTACCGTGGGTATTCCGATGCTGGGCGGCGAGCCGCTCCGGGCGGACGGACGGGTGGCCTGGGTCAGGCCTTCACCCCGTTACGACGGCAATAATATCGTCGGCATCCAGTTCACCGCAATGACCAAGGAATCAATCGGCCGCTTAAAGAACCTGGTGGCCTTCCTGGGCAATAAGATTAAGGTCAAGCAGACCGTCAAGGTCCTGTTCTCCGAGCAGCAGCGCCAGCAGCCGACCCTGTGGCAGATTGCCCGCGATTATAATATTACGGTCAATATCCTGGAGGGTTCGCTGACCGATACCTCAACCTGGTTCGTCCTGGAGATAGAGGGCGAGAAGGCCGAGGTCAAGAATATGCTGGAATACCTCAAGGACGGCGGCGCCCGGGTGGTCGGCGTAACTGGTAACTACTCGAAGAAATGA